One window from the genome of Epinephelus fuscoguttatus linkage group LG3, E.fuscoguttatus.final_Chr_v1 encodes:
- the pane1 gene encoding centromere protein M isoform X1 encodes MSVLKPFSKLPGLKTANILLVESEEQFQQSLADALVEETAVTVNVRLAKSLPLPMKNDESRPRIDLVVFIINLASELSFQSAEASLKYLDPGYFLGKVCFMVTNARNASVPTEHMDAVRKLAASLHCPLLFAEDQTPDGVTNAADRLLTILKVAAGLVPMATALYLSNLTRCTVPPDIDQPSFD; translated from the exons ATGTCGGTGTTGAAGCCGTTTAGTAAGCTGCCTGGTTTGAAGACAGCGAACATCTTG CTGGTGGAGAGCGAGGAGCAGTTTCAGCAGAGTTTAGCAGACGCTCTAGTGGAGGAGACTGCTGTCACTGTGAATGT GAGACTAGCTAAGAGTCTGCCTCTGCCCATGAAGAATGATGAGAGCCGTCCAAGGATAGACCTGGTGGTGTTTATCATCAACCTGGCCTCAGAGCTCAG TTTCCAGTCAGCAGAAGCTTCCCTGAAATATTTAGACCCTGGATATTTCCTTGGAAAAGTCTGCTTCATGGTCACTAATG CTCGTAATGCTTCAGTCCCCACAGAGCACATGGACGCTGTCAGAAAACTGGCTGCATCCTTGCACTGCCCCTTGCTGTTTGCAGAGGATCAG ACACCAGACGGTGTGACCAATGCTGCAGACAGGCTGCTGACCATCCTGAAGGTGGCAGCCGGCCTTGTTCCCATGGCTACCGCTCTCTACCTGTCCAACCTGACTCGCTGCACCGTGCCCCCAGACATCGACCAGCCAAGCTTCGATTAG
- the pane1 gene encoding centromere protein M isoform X2, translating into MTTPVCYISVTVTIISLLVPIRRLAKSLPLPMKNDESRPRIDLVVFIINLASELSFQSAEASLKYLDPGYFLGKVCFMVTNARNASVPTEHMDAVRKLAASLHCPLLFAEDQTPDGVTNAADRLLTILKVAAGLVPMATALYLSNLTRCTVPPDIDQPSFD; encoded by the exons ATGACCACCCCTGTTTGCTACATATCAGTGACAGTGACCATAATCAGCCTATTGGTACCCATCAGGAGACTAGCTAAGAGTCTGCCTCTGCCCATGAAGAATGATGAGAGCCGTCCAAGGATAGACCTGGTGGTGTTTATCATCAACCTGGCCTCAGAGCTCAG TTTCCAGTCAGCAGAAGCTTCCCTGAAATATTTAGACCCTGGATATTTCCTTGGAAAAGTCTGCTTCATGGTCACTAATG CTCGTAATGCTTCAGTCCCCACAGAGCACATGGACGCTGTCAGAAAACTGGCTGCATCCTTGCACTGCCCCTTGCTGTTTGCAGAGGATCAG ACACCAGACGGTGTGACCAATGCTGCAGACAGGCTGCTGACCATCCTGAAGGTGGCAGCCGGCCTTGTTCCCATGGCTACCGCTCTCTACCTGTCCAACCTGACTCGCTGCACCGTGCCCCCAGACATCGACCAGCCAAGCTTCGATTAG